A stretch of DNA from Arctopsyche grandis isolate Sample6627 chromosome 6, ASM5162203v2, whole genome shotgun sequence:
ctatttttgcattttagcgttttagggcataaaaaatgttcaattttagcatctatttttatgaagtttaattttaaataataaaaaatttcgatgaattttaataaaatgtatacacatatatacaatttaaagacaacacaacaattaaaaaataataaaaaaagtcaaaaatgtttcggaattaaaattacattgaaaaaaacaaatataaaaatacaaagacaaaaaatatagtaccaattaaaatttattattaaaactgaacatggagcatatttctacagactATTCTTTAAGATTCGTgtgacgatcggtaacaattacattgtatttaataaaatacctttcagcatccacactattgttgcgtaggggtgggtggaggatccaagtcaaaagccaacagtcgtttcacagcatttattgatgattaaggaggtTCACGTATTGTCAGTGTTAaatccagaatgaattatatcgcctacgtaccgccttataaagggtagatctctcaggacgcctaatctgtttacctgttgtatagtcacgtattcggatatgtatttccaagagatTGGGTCTTcccataccgattctgagaaatagctaataacggtcattgtttagcctaaatgcacttagagtccagatataatctttggaagtaagtgcatgcatttagttaatccgataacagatatccgttggtctaagtacaattcgctcaatccacggcgtacgtaacactattaacgggacaccaaatagattttagagctgcacaaccaaactcttcatatttaatttttattgccatcaataatagcaatatgtccggtgtggattcactttttacaaacctcttttatttttttatattctctattaattgtctaaaaaagtgctgatatccttccaaacattgagcctctgttaatacattaaacaatggcaaaactgtttctttaacattaatattagattttgaacctgccacagatggattgaatagttaaCTCTATATTCGGacgaatagatttgtctcatttagtctcgagtgcgagtctagttttaaggcacagctccaactgtcttcttttctttacagtagtagacaaaagcagttgcttggtatCTACAGGAAAatcaccgtctatggtaaactgcaagctctgttttatcccctcaatttcttcacataataaatgggcaaagggataggaagacccttctaattTGTCcattaattttatgcaaatttcacttttgtttgttattttagcatctattcgcgtattttacgaatttagcatctattggCATCTATTCCTAATTTTAggatcaattaagcattaatagcaaagtgcccaaaatacgtgtctttaGTCATAGCTGATCATcatatactgaaaaaaaataatcatcatGGAATCGTTTTAACAATCTTTCAACGTCCGCTCTATTTGAGCTTATGTGACAATACTTCAtcaatttcatgttttatttgtttattttcaggtgTGATGGCCTCAGAAGACAATGAAGATATTCCGTCTACATCTGGTGTGGGAGCACCGACTCCGAGGACTAACATCGTGATCGACCCTCCTCCACCTTCCGATCCTGGCAGTTCCAGGAGTGCTGGTTTGTTTAAAGgttattaaaatgtatggaaatgattctttttatacattttgaaaaattttctgtTAAAAACCATATaactaaatatgtttttttatgatcGCAGAATTTGgggatttttaattttgacaaaaaatttAGCACTACATCACTGCCTATTAcagaataatattttaagaatattatactaatatatattatatgtgtgtatgtgcaaCCTATGTATCATAACTTTTACGATTCATCCCAATCCGTTGAGTGGCAATTATGAgacaattgaatccaaaaacttataataaaaagaGCAGGTACCACTTCCGTTCTacgtaaaattttgaaaatacaattcaGTGACAGTGAATTTAAAAACCATGGATGGATTTAAAATCTCCAGTTGGAATTTTCGTGTTTATAAACGAAAGTAAAATGAGTTTGCATTGCAATGcatttagtataatattatagataagagCTAAAACCAGTAGCAACAATTCTGATGCTATTTTCAATAATCAGTTGTTTTTTTGTGCGGTTTTTCCACTATCATTGAAATTACATATCTcgaagaaaatacatttttcggtTATTaatcaattcttattaattGCTTACTTTAGATTTTATTCCTCTTGAGTGCAAAATATGCATGGCGGATTTGAGTAGTTTGTCGAATTCTATTATCGATgatcttaattttaatttcaaaatgtgttttatctgtgagaagacgattattttaatatcggatgagtggttatttccatgaggtttttcattattattgtaaaaacatgtttttctgtGGTTTAATGTCATATCCGTGTAAGCAATCTAGCGCTAGTCCTTTAACCCTAAATTCGCtttaaaaaactcgaaaaaCTGTTTTTATTCCTGCAAAAGATATGAATATCgcattaacaatgaaatcatttgAATTTCAGAAATCGAAATCCCAATACCAATCCAGACACAATATCTTAGCTCAGATTGTTCATTTTAGCCATCACTCGTGAATATTTTTGGTTATTTAAAGATtacgtttattattaaatggaTCAATAGAGGGAAAAATAAATTCGATCTTCTCAATGattgagaataaataaataaacaaaataaccaAACGTTactttatttggaaaatttacagttttatattgattataaacgataacaaaatataattattagaaaataaatcattttacaattttcacatatgagaacgagaacgggaacgggaacgggaattgcatgccggggttcagctagttttaaataaatatcaattttcggATATGTAAATAATCGCAATCGCTTTTAAATTTCGGTTTGGAAAATCAGCTCGGTGTGGAAATGAAGAGTCGAAACTCGGCATCGCCATCGGAAATTTAAGTTTCAAAGTACGAGTATGATTATTTAGCAATGATTGACAATATTCATCATTACAATCACTTTTCTTTCAGGTCCATCACCGAGACACCAACGTCGTCAAACGAGTAACTCATTAATATATTGTTTCTGCATTATTATCAATTCTTGGATATGTTAATAATCTCAATCGCTTATAAATTTCAATCGATCATATTATACGGGACGTAAGTTGTAACTGCTTATATCTATTATACGTATGATTATTTATAGTAAATCatatatattgttataaatcgaattaatttaaattttagctCTGATAGCGgttctgaaaacaaaaatagggGCTGGGCCATGCTATCTGAAATGTAAGAAGTAActgctaatattatatatcgatgGTAGACAATTACAATCACTTTACTTTCAGGTCCAACGGAGAGGCTGCGTCCTCAATAACTGAGTAAGTCACACCGattaacatacacatgtatattattcccataatattatcaattctGAGCTGTAATTTCAGTTTCAGCTCagatttttttgatctttgcagGTTTCTTTCCTGCtcctttcatttaaatatatagatatacaataaATACCAGATATGTTAGCGTCAGTTATACGTATTTGAAAGGGCTATCATAACTTTGATCTATCATAACTTTTACGATTCATCCCAATCCGTTAAGCGGCTtatgagataattgaatccaaaaacttaagagtgaacctaaaatttaatacacattatttaaaatctcctgttcgaattttcgtgtttataaacgaaaataaaacgaGTTAGCATTGAAGCAATGCATTTAgtataagataatattatagataagagTTAAAACCAATGTCAACAATCCTTCTTCTATTTTCAATTGTCGGTTGTTTTTTTGTGCGGTTTTTCCGCTATCATTGAAATTATCttgaagaaaatacatttttctgtTATTATTCAATTCTTATTAATTGCTTACTTTAGATTTTATTCCTCTTGAGTGCAAAATATGCATGTGCGGATTTGACTAGTTTGTCGAATTCTATTATCGATgatcttaattttaatttcaaaatgtgttttatctgtgagaagacgattattttaatatcgtatgagtggttatttccatgcggtttttcgttattattgtaaaaacatgtttttgtgTAGTATAATTCCACATCCGGGTAAATAATCAAGTGCTAACCCTTTACATGTAAGTTCGTTTCAAAAAACTCCAAAAACTGTTTTTATTCCTGCAAAATATGTGAATATCTGTTTTTATTCCTGCAAAATATCTTTTACAATTTAATCATTGAAAGTTCATAAATCAAAATCCAAATACCAATCCAGAAACAACAtcactattaaatatttttgtttatttaaagataaagtttattacaaaattgagagggaataaaaataaattcaatcttctcaatgattatgaataaataaataaataaaataacttaacgttactttgtttattttgaccttatgttatttaccttaaaaataaaatagttgacttgcacgtattttgatgtgcttaaatatttatttttatttcaatttttttattaaattgatatgtttgtatatgaaattctaATCCATGCACTATGAAAGTACTTActctttatttatacctatttcactaCCAATAATTCGATATATTGGGTAAATGGCAATTTAattccattaatttttttttttatattttaaatatcgcaattattttcatttttaataattttatgcattggcaagaaaagtcgatcatactataatataataattcgagTCCGAATCGAATCATAGACAAACGTCGGagtctgactccacagccctgatcttaactaaagttcaattatatattccccGTATGTTGGTCACCTGTCATGGCATTTATGAGAAAAAATTAACttcagtaaataattaatatacgttTCAATGCATCGAAAGGGTTGAGATATCCTTATCTATCGAGATAAAACCGCAGAACGACAGTGCTCCACATCATTCGCTGCTAATCTTTACAATTGGTAAGTCGAACTTTATATTGCTTAGCACTTATAGTTATATTGTCTAATTTTTAACTTTGTTTTTCAGGAGAAATCTAAGAGAAAATCAGAAACAAGATGTTCGTAGTGAAGGCGAGTTCCGATTTTGCGGCAAAACGGGTGGAGTATTTTTACGATGCCATGAAACAAGAAAAGAATTACGACACCCTTTTTATTGTTCGAGGTCTAAGGTATCTTTATTCGAAtccaaatattcttaaaatcCAAATTTTTTTGTCAGTTTAATTATCATTTATCATAATTGCAGATTCTACGTGCATTTGGTGGTGTTATCGGCGTGCAGCGAATTCTTTTGGACAAACAAAGATCAATTGGAGGAGATATTTTCCCCTTTTGACTCTGACGTTATCAATGCAATCCTGAAGTATTGTTACACTGGAGAAATAAGTACGAGTTCATTATTATCTGAAATAATCAATTCAAAATGCGTGTGTGTtcgtcattaaatttaataattgaaatataattttaggcaTAGCTGACCGTCACTACGACAAATTAATGGAGCTAGCAAATCGACTCGAAGTGAAAATTCCACCGCGACATGAAACGGTCGATCTTTCCAATTGTTTGGAAGTTTTGAAATCAAAGGAAAATTCCGATTTGAAGACAGAGGCAATGGATTTGACTCTGGGAAATTTCGAGACGGTGAGtgttgattatttaaataaatatgtcacttaaatatttttcaactcCACTTCTGTTTCAGCTGCACAAAACTCAAGATTTTCTCAATCTGCCGGTCTCCAACGTGAACGAAATCTTGAAATCGGATTATTTGAACGTGCCTTCCGAAGAAGACGTATTCAATGCTGTGAAATTGTGGGTAAATCATGATAATGCGAACCGTAAAAGTGACTTGGCACAGCTGATGAGATCCGTGAGGTTATCCTTGCTCTCGATGGAGGTATTTGAGATTAATTGAATGTTgcagtttattgaaaaaaatccattttaataatttttttttttagtttttcatcGACGAAGTATTAACTTTCTGTCATTCGTGTGCTGATTGTATGACCACTCTTAGACAAGCAGTTAAAGACAAGAAAGATAAATCTTTCGTCCCAAAAGAGACTCCTCGTAGAAAAATTAAAGGATATAAAGTGGCATTGGTTGGGGGATCGAATATTTATGTGAGTTTTGTAtcacaagtataatattttgattggattgtaaattaattattttattgcataacgTGTTTTCAGACGGCAAACACCATCGATATATTTGACGGATTAAAGAACAGTTGGTCTCTATccaaaaatattggaataaataaaatatggtttGCGTCTGTCCTCGTGGGAGATTGGATAGTTATCATCGGCGGATATAATTCTTCAAATGGATCAATGACTTCAGTAACGTTTTCCGGTGTTGCGAAGTACCTGCTTAGAGAAATCGGAATATaaccaatttatttgttttcaggtgGAATACATCGATTTGAAAAGCGGTGAGAAAAAGCCATTGAAGCCATTAAATCGAGCTCGTTATGACTTCTCAGCAGTGACACTTCGGCGCGGTTCGTCCACGGATGTTTACGCCATTGGTGGTTATGATAATGGCCGTTTATCTTCAGTGGAAAGGTGATTAAATTGCAATCATTTCATCAGATCGATTGAAAGAGAAGTTGACGATTATTGATTTCGATTAGGTGGAGCAGCAACACTGGGGATTGGGAGATCATCGCTCCATTGTTGGTGGCAGTTAATTATCATAGTGCTTCTGTCATCgccgataaaatatacataacaggCGGGGAAACAACTGAACGGATATCCACGAATAAAGTGCAGATGTATTCAGTGGAGACCAATTCTTGGACTTACCGCGCTCAGATGATACAGAGAAGATATAAACATTCGGTGaacatcaattaattttattcacaactatcgcaaataatatacaactctccaaaataaaatgaactaaATTTTGATTTCACCATTTTAGAGCGTCGTATTCAAAGGAAAACTTTACGTCGCTGGTGGACATGATTGGCAAACTCGTACTTATTTAGACAGTGTGGAGCATTACGATCCGAATGCAAATGTGTGGACTGCATTCACCAAACTACCGCAAGCTGCAGACGGAATCAGTCTCGgctgtttccaaaataaactgtTTAGCATGGGTGAGTTTTTTTACAACTTAATTTGGATTTATGGGTCTCGAATgtagaattaatttattgttttgattttcaggtGGATACGATAAAAGTGATGTTTGGGAATACGACGAGACGAACAAATCTTGGAAAGCTTCAACAAGTCTGAGCAGAGATAGAGATTGTTTTAATGCACATGTCATTCcatatgattcgattatttgatcgactgcagtttttttgtattatttgaaaaaagtgtattttgaaataatcattaaatgtactttttgaatttttaatttatccaaatgtttgaataaatacataatatgcaacaacttctcaaaatatattttatttttccgtcaatatttaatgtttatttactcatgaataattaatattatctaaATGAACTGAAAAATCAGAGAATCAGAAGccaaaatcaaaaacatatacataaaaatgaattcaattcaattcaatccagaaatgttatacatatttcatttctaatctcatttttcttgtttaaataatatcgaaattgaaaataaattttgtatatttctttaaatttatttcaaacagtggctctcaaatatttttcacacttttcgtcgattaaataatacttttccattattcattaagtgattctcaaacttttcataattattacttttatttaaaaatgaagatgaatttcatatatgtttttGCAATTTGCTGCATTCCAACGGCTCTCAAATGATTTTACGAAGGTTTCTCAAATACTTTTACACTTTTATTCTGTTATATCGTGGTTTTTATCGAATTGTGAAATTTGTTAACTTTTATGAGAAATAATCAATATGTTAATGTCAGTGGCtctgaaacttttattttattaatatgtttttatccTAAAGTTAATTTCCAAATAATGTaactttataaattcaaatgattTCACAGATTTCCGTCCGTTTATTAAATTCCAGTTATTCTCAAACGGTTTGTAGTACCAGAGATTCTCtgataaaaaattttgatgaatacatatttttgtgttttcaaTGATATTCGACTGATTTTAAGATGGTTTTTCACACTTTTATtaagtttaatattatttttacgggATAATTTTATTCATCTATGTTTCCAATAATTGTCAACAATTTCGAAAACGTTATCAACATATTTCCTTTAATTGTCTTTATGCCAGCGCTTCTGAAATGTAATATGTAGTGTATTTTTTcacataaaaatttgaattatttggaTTTTCACTTAAAGAATTGGTATTTCTTTTGATtaatcgtgttttttttttcatttttgaaagttCCACTCTTTTTACGCACGATAGAGTGAATTGGTTTTATACGGCTAAAGGTGTCATGACATTTTGAACAAAACTGGAGTGAGATGGCTACGATTTAAAttgtaagtatataaaaattaataaaacgtgTGTaatgaaaaattagcaaacatgatacaaataaatttacacaGCAATATAAAACAAGGTTAATATTCAGCAGCTGGATGTAGTCTCCCGGTACGCGacgattgggcgcccaggacgattggtcgaccagtgttactcgccactgcgacaactggacgacgagactggcggacactgcgtcaattgggccctgcgtcaattgggcgcccatcgcactgggcgatcgTCGACTGGGCGCCCAATCGTCGCGTACCGGGAGACTACATCCAGCTGGTGACTGGGCGACCTGGGCGCGTGGGCGACCGCCGacacggcccgctggtgaagtggtcgccaagcttacgtaaactctgcgttttgcaaggaacgaccgcgaccgtctccgttataggaatttccgatgcactgacaaatattctacctacatacatatgctttataccgctttatttttcgtttcagttctaccaatttttcgtaacaacacgaatcatactattaatttttttcgctatattatattacatttactggaattttatattaaacgtacttttaaaaaatacatgtgtagcaccttttcacaaaaaataattgtaagatgacaaatcatatgtacctacatattctccaaaataatataaaagaaaaatgatcgattgaatctttcgcgcagtgcctttagtttgttttcaaatggacacactttttttttcttttaaatgttatatttcagctttatcaattggataaattcacactctattctcaattttctcaacactgtattagttatacataattacaaaatattttctagtagcgattctcaaagttttaaagattatattttttttcaatgatgaaatacgtttacgaaaaaaaagcgcatacttaaattcgttcgcggagctcgaataatttttttcggcttttcccataattaaattattacatcgtttacgattcgcagaggcaattcccgaaaaaaatagctttttaaagcaattttaaacatctcccgttctatggttattattgaaaattacattgagccacaaaaaatcacgttttttagttaccagagcggagactaaccaatctttactaactttgacccactgaattcgaatatgatattgatttttgctggttggtgatcgtttacgagatatgagcgtttaaaaaaatgcgcgatttttacagttttttggcttttgcggtctttaactcaaaacctagtattgctgtgctcaaagtgagtattggaatcaatggtcagatgtttttcctattgattgtgatattgcattactttaaaatacttataattagttGTCTaccgaattttaaaagttaaaaatatattttttttacggattttttctccgtgctattttgcatttatttggcaatttttttatttcacctcgtttataaggattggttttctatttcaatattttttatttttatctaaacgtactaactcgagcggtaattgcaatttaaatgctttcgtttttttgctcagtgttgttattattttttttttttttttttttttttttttttttttttttttttttttttttttttttttttttttttttggtgccatcttatcgattcccgataaatcatcaccagcgatatcgttactcttcagatcatgtgcgggcactacggaatcatcactccgtccccaaaattgtgaattgggcttctgaatctctcacattcagaacaccaattcgtgaggcttttttcgctttaaacgcctctgctggtgagttgtgtccaatagctgcaacgcttctatgttagggtgacggtgcagtctcaactcgtgcctcccagcgcattctcggatgacttcttttacttttttgattttaaggtccttgtggatctcttcatttgtgacgaagcgatatgcatcggtgataatcctcaaaaactggttttgacatctttgcattttttcgatattggatggcttactgcatccccacagttgtatgccatatgtccatattggcttcacgattgcctggtatatcagttttttgcattgtaggtctaatttggagtgtcttcctattagccaatgcatttctctttgtttaattcgaatctgttctattttttttttaatgtgatgcctccacgtaagccttgagtcaagatgcagtcctaaatatttagctgacaaagcttgtggaacttggattccgtttatgaaagtctgagtgctgacactatttcgtcgcagtgcaaatgtgacctgcattgattttagctcgttgagtttcattttccagtccttggtccatttgctgatcttgtccagtgcacgctgcaggcgttcaaatgcttcctcctgtgactcgctcgatgacataatgactgtgtcatctgcaaatgttccaatgaatgtctcttcgcttgtcgggatgtcagcagtgtatatcaggtacagtataggccctattacgcttccctgtggtactcctgcagaggctgtgaaaaagttagagaatgcctcctcatgagtaactctgaatttgcgtccggataagtatgattccagtaatttgacataatttccaggtaatgacttgctgattttgtggataagtccttcgtgccataccctgtcgaaggcctgtgagacatcaagaaatacagccggacaatactttttttcctctagcgattgctctatttttgaaataacacagtgcacttgatcgatggtagaatgtttcgacctaaatccaaattggaagtcgggaacatcggttaagggcttgagtctttttaataatagtttttcgaatagcttagagatcgcaggcaacaaggatattggtctgtatgatgttacttgttcgggtgacttttccggtttcttcaacattatgatttgagcagttttgaagcactctggcacatgcttgagccggaaacatgcattgtataagtatgttagcatgataatagccttttttgaaagttccttgaatagtcccggtgagatttcgtcaattccaggtgcctttttaggatttatattgtcatctatttctttagctacttccataggggtgacagttttgattagttgctgtggttgatacattggtgtataatcagcatcagattgaatattgtgtggttggaatactgtctctaagtgttgtgcaaacagctcagctttttctttgttgcttcttatccactctccttgcgcatttttcagaggtggtatttgtagaattggtcgtttgaatttcctagttgatttccatagtgagtgatttttatcagctgcagggcccaaaccttccaaatatttttcaaaacaattttgtttatgctctttaataagtcggttaactttgttacttatgtggttaaattctcttttgtctgcaatatttctggttctatgccatattcgtcttgttctacgtctttctttaatcaattgtctaatttccatggggtaatgaatgatttggtctggtttttcttttggtacaggtgtagcttctttcgcagcctctcgtacagagtcaataaaattttgagtgtgtagttcgagatcttctatagttttaagtttcactattaaatttattgattggtctagttttttcctgaacatatcccagttagtgcgtttatttgtcaggttctgtctccttattcttttaattaccagtgtgctcagtgtcattagcactggtgtgtgatcagaagtaaggtcctctattccttcgacctcaatgtggtttggggctattcctttggatataaaaaagtcaattaaatctggtacctttttactgtcggtcggccagaaggttggtttttgtgaggaatgatactcgcacgaggagctctgaatcgcgtatagaaggttgtttcctttaccaggagttataagtcgtgatccccaagctgtatgtttaacgttgtagtctcctccaataataaatcttggcccaagggaattaaagatgtttataaattggtattttgtgatggtatgctttgtaggacaatatgctgcagcaatatttaagtcagcattgccatatttaattgtgatgatagtagcttgcatgaatggttc
This window harbors:
- the LOC143913516 gene encoding kelch-like protein 28, giving the protein MFVVKASSDFAAKRVEYFYDAMKQEKNYDTLFIVRGLRFYVHLVVLSACSEFFWTNKDQLEEIFSPFDSDVINAILKYCYTGEISIADRHYDKLMELANRLEVKIPPRHETVDLSNCLEVLKSKENSDLKTEAMDLTLGNFETLHKTQDFLNLPVSNVNEILKSDYLNVPSEEDVFNAVKLWVNHDNANRKSDLAQLMRSVRLSLLSMEFFIDEVLTFCHSCADCMTTLRQAVKDKKDKSFVPKETPRRKIKGYKVALVGGSNIYTANTIDIFDGLKNSWSLSKNIGINKIWFASVLVGDWIVIIGGYNSSNGSMTSVEYIDLKSGEKKPLKPLNRARYDFSAVTLRRGSSTDVYAIGGYDNGRLSSVERWSSNTGDWEIIAPLLVAVNYHSASVIADKIYITGGETTERISTNKVQMYSVETNSWTYRAQMIQRRYKHSSVVFKGKLYVAGGHDWQTRTYLDSVEHYDPNANVWTAFTKLPQAADGISLGCFQNKLFSMGGYDKSDVWEYDETNKSWKASTSLSRDRDCFNAHVIPYDSII